A single genomic interval of Helianthus annuus cultivar XRQ/B chromosome 6, HanXRQr2.0-SUNRISE, whole genome shotgun sequence harbors:
- the LOC110913285 gene encoding uncharacterized protein LOC110913285, whose amino-acid sequence MSSDSSSSSSDSVLDDMVIAITQEAINYLREEAQFSTSRTRQPALERDRLGAHECLVQDYFCENPLYDDGQFKRRFRMSRRIFIKISNDLAGEFPFFIQRESASHKVGFSGIQKCITTIRQLAYDTESDAWDEYLRMSSRMCRDSLENSVKAAYPTAWKGQHHRSDHDGPTLILQAVASQDLWIWQAYFGMADANNNIAVLVSSNLFDDVVDGVAPDTSFYANDVEYKYGYHLTDGIYPEWATLVKTLSCPDDEKKLHFKKKQESTRKDIERAFGVLKRDGLSSSSHRGYLKIK is encoded by the exons ATGTCATCCGATTCTTCGAGCTCTTCATCCGATAGTGTTCTTGACGATATGGTTATCGCAATTACGCAGGAGGCAATTAATTATTTGCGAGAAGAAGCCCAATTCTCTACATCGCGTACCAGACAACCGGCTCTTGAACGAGATCGGTTAGGTGCTCATGAATGTCTAGTGCAagattatttttgtgaaaatccgtTGTACGATGATGGTCAGTTTAAGCGTAGGTTTCGTATGAGTCGTcgtatttttattaaaatttctaATGATCTTGCGGGCGAATTCCCTTTTTTCATACAAAGAGAAAGTGCTAGTCACAAAGTTGGTTTCTCTGGAATACAAAAGTGTATAACAACAATTAGGCAACTAGCGTACGACACAGAGAGTGATGCGTGGGATGAATATTTAAGGATGTCATCAAGAATGTGTCGTGATTCTCTTGAAAATTCTGTGAAG GCGGCATATCCAACCGCTTGGAAAGGGCAACACCATCGTAGTGACCACGATGGTCCTACCCTAATATTACAAGCGGTCGCTTCTcaagatttatggatttggcaagCGTACTTTGGCATGGCCGATGCGAACAATAACATCGCAGTTTTAGTGTCCTCGAATCTTTTCGACGATGTCGTAGACGGTGTTGCACCAGATACTTCATTCTATGCAAACGACGTGGAGTATAAGTATGGGTACCATCTCACAGACGGTATTTATCCCGAGTGGGCGACGTTGGTAAAAACTCTTTCGTGTCCAGATGATGAAAAAAAATTGCATTTCAAGAAAAAACAAGAGTCAACAAGAAAAGATATCGAGCGGGCTTTCGGTGTGTTAAAAAGAGATGGTCTATCATCGTCTAGCCATCGAGGATACttgaaaataaaatga
- the LOC110914785 gene encoding uncharacterized protein LOC110914785, whose translation MFILIQFYILNFQTDVAPIDAEDDVYEVLPGGVRHFVRTAGDRYFRIPDPVSRMARLDEGLRDITVRLNHLDPPKQFTHGTRRERKSDGSGWRYALTSWKKFMKAAGIKVRDRVYYSFDENDQVLSVDLVVPYVRLSH comes from the exons ATGTTTATTTTAATTCAGTTCTATATATTAAATTTTCAGACTGACGTTGCACCTATCGATGCTGAAGATGATGTTTATGAAGTATTACCTGGTGGTGTTCGTCATTTTGTTCGTACGGCTGGTGATCgttatttt AGGATTCCCGATCCTGTTTCACGTATGGCTAGACTTGATGAAGGTTTAAGAGATATCACCGTTAGACTTAATCATCTGGATCCGCCAAAGCAATTTACTCACGGTACCAGACGTGAAAGGAAAAGCGATGGATCTGGATGGCGATATGCTTTAACCAGTTGGAAGAAGTTTATGAAAGCTGCTGGAATTAAGGTCCGTGACAGGGTTTATTATTCTTTTGATGAAAATGACCAGGTTTTGagtgttgatctggttgtacctTACGTTAGGCTTAGTCATTAG